TCTCCAGATTTGGTTCCACCTGCTGCTGGCTGATCTGATCTGATCCGGGCGGTCGTCTCTGTTGTGGTCAGCGAGGGGCTGGGCGAGCGCGGCGCGCAGTGGACGGAGGTCATCTCGTGGGAGCCCAGGGCGTTCGTCTACCACAACTTCCTGGTAATCACCACTGCTCCTGCCCACTCTGCCTCCCCTTCAGCATCCACAATCACTGCTGCCGCCATGGCTCATTAGTTCCTGCACCTGCTCCCGCATGCACGATGTCGTGTGTATGTAGAGACTAGATTCTTGTGGGATCCATCCATCCCGTATCGCCTCACCTTTTTGGGTGAATTACGTCTGTGCTTTTCGGTGCAATGCCTGCCGGCTTTCCGAGCTGCGCTTTCGTCTGGAAATGATGCGGCGCTGAACTCACACTTGGTGCAAATGGGGTTGACAGTGACTGAAGGAAGCATGCCGTTTGCGCTGCatttctgtttttgttttctgGGATCTTGGCTGGACTGCATGCCGTTGCCTCCTGGGACAGGAACGGTTGTAGTGTGATTCGTGTACTGGCTTTAGTTCTGCTTTCAGTGGAGCTCCGTGTATGGTCGATTACATAGGTTATTACCTGATCTATTATGGAAGAATGGGAATGTAGACGGTGTGAACATGTATTTTGTCGAATCTGCAAACATGATAAATGAAGAGGGAGAGTTTGCAGTTTTGTTAGGTAGTCCATCGACGATGTATGGGTTTctgtttccttttcttccttgGGATCTTGGCTGTACTGCATGACATTGCCTCCTGGAATGAAACGATTGTGGTGACTCTTTTGTTGGCTTTAGTTTGCCTTCAGTGGAGCTCTGTTTACACTGGATTCTTACCTGATCTACTCTGAAGAAATGGGGATGTGGGATGTATAGTGCGAACTAGTACTCGTCGAATTACCGAATAGGGTAAATTGAAGGGGGGAAGCTGGTTGTCTTAGGTACTCCATCGAGTTGCCTTCTGGACAGAAGACTCACATGCATCATGTGTTTTAAAATTTGTACTACACATTACCGCACTTCACTGCACAGTATTACTATGAACTAAGCAAATGCCTTATGCAAATATGACTTAACGCTTCAAAATTGTGTATCTTGTAAGTAAGCCTCCTTGATTGTGAGATTCTGTTGGTACATTTCTTTGCTCTGTTACCTCAAGTTTCTCCTGTTTTCAATTCTTCATATGTTGAGCATACATATGTGTTCAGACTTCTGACTTTAGGGTGTTTACTTACCATTTTTGCCTTTCCTTATATTTGTACTCCTTTTTTTCTGTAAAGTATCTtcattattttattttttgcaaaTGTAATGGGTTTAAGGTATTTCCATTGCTTGTTAGTTCAGCTTGTAATTTTCTGATGATTTTACCATGTTTGATTGATGGCTGTGTTTATTCTTTTCATCAGTCTAAGGAAGAGTGTGAGTACTTAATTGGATTGGCGAAGCCTCGCATGGTGAAATCAACAGTGGTCGACAGTGAGACTGGTAAAAGCAAGGACAGCAGGGTTCGTACAAGTTCAGGCATGTTTCTTCAAAGAGGGCGGGACAAGGTTATCCGGGCCATTGAAAGGAGGATAGCAGATTACACCTTCATACCTGCAGGTTTGTACCTATGTAAAGACCTTATTTCGTTTCATGGTCAAGCCAAATTCTCGGTGAGATTTCTCAGTTGATGAAGTAAAATTAAGGCATACAGACAAGTGTGACCCCTAAAATGCATAGGAAATCTGATGGTTATATGTGTCACCCAAACTCCCTCGTTCTTAGTTATGGTGCATTTAGCTTTGTTCAGTATACAAGTGGTGTGACATTTTCTCGACTTCAACAATGCAGCTCTTAGCATATGTTTCTTTTATCCTTTGAGCATATACTGTATTAGGTTTGTTTAACAATGTTCATTCATGCTGGCTTACAGAACATGGAGAGGGACTCCAAGTACTGCACTATGAAGTCGGGCAGAAGTACGAACCCCACTTTGATTATTTTCTTGACGAGTTCAACACCAAGAATGGTGGCCAGAGGATGGCAACTATTCTCATGTACCTGTAAGTAAAGTAGTACCCTATGTCCCAACAATTATGTTATGTGTGATGTTAACCGAGTTGTTAACTTGTCCAAAACATATTCGCAATTGGAACAGGTCAGATGTTGAAGAAGGGGGTGAGACTATTTTCCCCGATGCAAATGTGAACAGCAGTTCCTTACCGTGGTACAACGAACTTTCAGAGTGTGCCAGAAAAGGTCTTGCTGTCAAACCGAAGATGGGAGATGCGCTGCTTTTCTGGAGCATGAAACCAGATGCCACTCTAGATCCACTAAGTTTGCACGGTTAGTTCAGTGGCCTGCTCGCTGCCGTTGTTAGTTACACTTTTTGCAGAAAGCAGAATATTTATGAGACCTGATTTATATTGGACCTTTCACTTCTGAAACTCTTGTTCCATTCTCCTTCTGAAGCTACCAGCTGTTAAACTTGAAGTTGTGCTTATATGCATATATTCTTGAGCAATCTGCTGACAGATTTCTTTACATCTTGTTATTCTTGCAGGGGGCTGTCCTGTTATCAAAGGGAACAAATGGTCATCAACCAAGTGGCTGCATGTTCACGAGTACAAAGCATAGGCCCTGTGAACTCATTCCAAAGGTATTTTCTGCTACCCCAGCCCCAGTGGATCTATATTTTGTTAAGATGTAAAGCCGGATATTTTCCTCAAAACAAAAGATGTAAAGCTAGTGGTGTATTGTTGTTGCTTTATTTTCAAATATAAATAAATCTTGGTCCTCTCGGAAGACGTCCCAGTTAGTCCATCCTCAGCACCAAGATTCCTCCATCTGCAATTACTCCTTATAGGCATGTTATATATGTCTCTACTCCGCAGCAAATTGAAGTTACCCTTCCCATACATTTTGATTTTACGATTGCTAAGTGTGACTGTTACTCTTGTACCGAGATGAGATACGTGTGCATATAAATGATGGTTGGGATGAGGCCAAACATGGTTACCTTTGTTTGTGCTGCTGGTAGGCTTGAGCATCTCAGGTTG
The sequence above is a segment of the Aegilops tauschii subsp. strangulata cultivar AL8/78 chromosome 6, Aet v6.0, whole genome shotgun sequence genome. Coding sequences within it:
- the LOC109758919 gene encoding probable prolyl 4-hydroxylase 3, which produces MAPSRPLMRGAGPPRVFGSARAGRASPYALALAALLLASAFLLALIAFGVFSLPVSSPALPTTGAETESSGDGGAAESDASGGSSRAARSRARRDLSEGLGERGAQWTEVISWEPRAFVYHNFLSKEECEYLIGLAKPRMVKSTVVDSETGKSKDSRVRTSSGMFLQRGRDKVIRAIERRIADYTFIPAEHGEGLQVLHYEVGQKYEPHFDYFLDEFNTKNGGQRMATILMYLSDVEEGGETIFPDANVNSSSLPWYNELSECARKGLAVKPKMGDALLFWSMKPDATLDPLSLHGGCPVIKGNKWSSTKWLHVHEYKA